A genomic window from Cucumis melo cultivar AY chromosome 8, USDA_Cmelo_AY_1.0, whole genome shotgun sequence includes:
- the LOC103495861 gene encoding 50S ribosomal protein 5, chloroplastic, whose amino-acid sequence MLYYLKKLYIQNVTKSLSRDSEGLPVHAMASFLLCSNPLSTSFHFSTLHPCFPPTSAIPSSMLLMKPIGFQPKTFNGVRLRNHPFVENTASLVVKAASETDATGEIDSSEVQPAAEAKKEDVPVDKLPLESKLQERLEQKARMKLAKKIRLRRKRLVQKRHLRKKGRWPPSKMKKLKNV is encoded by the exons ATGTTATATTATctaaaaaaactatatattcaAAATGTTACAAAAAGCTTATCCAGAGATAGTGAGGGGCTCCCAGTTCACGCCATGGCTTCGTTTCTCCTCTGCTCCAATCCCCTCTCCACCTCTTTCCATTTTTCTACGTTGCACCCATGTTTTCCACCCACTTCTGCCATCCCTA GCTCTATGTTGCTCATGAAGCCTATTGGGTTTCAGCCAAAAACCTTTAATGGAGTCCGGCTACGGAACCACCCTTTTGTTGAAAATACAGCATCGTTAGTTGTCAAAGCTGCATCTGAGACTGATGCTACGGGAGAAATTGATAGTAGTGAAGTTCAGCCCGCTGCAGAAGCTAAAAAGGAGGATGTTCCAGTTGATAAACTTCCATTAGAATCAAAGTTACAAGAGAGGCTGGAACAGAAGGCAAGAATGAAGTTAGCAAAAAAGATTAGGCTACGGAGGAAGCGGCTGGTTCAGAAACGCCATTTGAGGAAGAAGGGACGATGGCCTCCATCAAAGATGAAGAAGTTGAAGAATGTTTGA